DNA sequence from the Nicotiana tomentosiformis chromosome 3, ASM39032v3, whole genome shotgun sequence genome:
TGTGAAAATCACTGAGGTGGAGATTTTGGTTCTTTAGTTCATGGAAAGCATAACTAGATTCAACCCTTTCTTGGTTTGAAAATGTCCTTTCCAATTCTTAACTTCATTTTATCTAATTCAACGTGCCTGCAGACAGAGAGACAAATACACAAACCCAATAAATAGATATAGATAAATAATGGCTTGCTCTTGCACTCCTTGGAGGTCGAATTTTTCAGGGGTATATGAATCCTTGTCAATGATCTCAAGTTCTTGTAGGAGATCTGATTTTCCCTAAGTATGGTAATGGATACAGGACAAAAGAAAAAAGACTAGCAATTTACTGTTCCTGATAAAATTAGAAATAAATTAAAAGGATGAAAGTTTAAATTATTCACTATTGTCGGAAGGCTCATGTCTTTGCAAAGTTGAGTTCACATCTGCTTCCATAGCTAGTTGTGTTATGCAAAATAACTACTCAtccatgtgtcacgacccaaaatccataaaggttgtgatggcaccggacactgctgtcagacaagccaacaataaatcctaaataaattctcattttaatatttttgaagtcatagttattcccctcaattaaatagcaggagatgaagtttacaaaatacgtaataatatctttaaaaattttcaatacagtgcaacccataatcatcccaaaacccggtatcacaagtgcatgagcatttactagggaattaaaaataaactacagcatctgtccagaatacaaattagacaggaaaatataatatttctgaaggagactctgttggctgcggatcgtaatacagaatgcagctcaccaatGTCCcgacaattattaaccacacatttgcgcccacaaggccgctaaacatatatgtacctgcacaataaaatgtgcagcatgagtacaaaaataacgtgtacccagtaagtatcaagcctaatctcgaagaggtagagacgagatggacgattttgacactcactatgggtcaataatattaaataatcatgaaaataaaaatatttataccaacgtaattcacagagttaacaataattttattgaaccggcagaagtaattaaatcccttcaattccaataaatttctaatttattaattagcctcatttacagaaataacaataatttccttaacaagcacagataaataaattatataaattttaataatttccaattttcaattagcttcacaagctgaaataaactatcaaagtattgtgtaattattattattaagcacgttttctgccgaggtcgttttgcccgatccaaagtgtcgtgtacactgccgagggacgtgcggcacgatccatagatgcatctatcctgccgaggtgttcggtccgctccacaagaaaggaagacattttcttatgtacctccgaaatgagagtatgtttattataagataaattcgataggatgaacaatttcttttaacaattaattaatttaaacagaaataagcatatgagatttccatcttttactatctctcACTAACAATTTAcgatatatattaaataatataattaaataacggatacaatttacacaagtaattcatgctttgagtcctaaactacctggactttagtattaatagttgctacgcacggagtctcgtcacctcgtacgtacgtagcccccacaattagcaataattattaatttaattacctatgtggtaatttccccctcacaagattagacaagagacttaccttgtctcaaggtccactttccgattaccgcgtcgcgtaaaattctcgattcaacgCCGAAAAATTcgaagctatccaaatattatataagataattaatatatgctcaaaaattcgacattcatctattaaataaattatcctatccaaaatagtaatattcctaaaatttacccaagtcccacgtgcccggatttcggaaatttttggagagaatcattacccaaaatctcaagaactcaaatataccattTCCATTCAATCCCATAgtaattttcgtggttaaaatccaaaaataccaatttctagatttttcttcaaaaccccaaatttctactaattttcatgaattttcacgcctaaattcgtatataaactaagtatttaacttgcaataagtaggaatcacttaccttgacataaatgatgaaaatggagctccaaaatcgctcctaggtcggctcccatggaggaaatgagataaaatgagccaaacccatttTTTCAAACTTATATACTGCCTAGACGacccttcatcgcattcgcgaacctcccatcgcgttcgcgatgaacaaaattctcagaagccattttcaaactcttctcagacagcctctagtataattgTCATAACATTTtttacaaaactccaaatcacgaatggtttgactttatggaaactagacatcaagggctataactttcatatgtTTATCATctcccaactccttatagattttgagatataagctgccAAAATTATCCCAATGCAACATAAATGTCTTCTTCATCTTCCCGGACAGTCTGTAGTGTAACAGCCATAACATTTTGTAAACAAATCCAAATgctaaatggtttacctttctgaaaactagacacaaagggatacaattttgagttttggatcatctccaaattccttatagattgtgagatatgagcATCCGAAGTTAGACCTGCGGAACaaagattttcttcttcgcgaacgcgaagaacaaaatccttcttcgcgaacgcgagaggatcctcgcgaacgcgaagaacaacaccagacaccagcatcAGCTATTGCAAAACagcccaaaatgatctgaaaccaccccgaaatacacccgaggcccccaggaccccgtccaatcataccaaccagtcccataacataacacaaacttgctcgaggcctcaaatcacatcaaacaacatcgaaatcatgaatcacaccccaattcaagcttaatgaattttagaacttcaaacttctacattcgattccggaacctatcaaatcacgtccgattgacatcaaattttgcacacaagtcacattcgacattacggacctactccaacttccagaatcgaaatccgaccccgatatcaaaaagtcaactccccggtcaaacttccaaacttaaattcttgttttagtcatttcaagtcttatttaactataaactttcaaataaaatttcaaacatgctcctaagattagaatcaccatacggagctattcccaggctcgaaattccaaacggaccttgattactccaaaacccactccaaaccaaatttaaagaacattaaaccttcaaatagttaagtTTTACTATTAATCGCCAAAACGCTCCTGGGTTATCCAAATcccaattcgaacatacgcccaagtccaaaatcatcatacgaacctattggaaccgtcaaatcccgattccgaggtcgtttttctaaaaaatattgatcgaagtcaaacttaccattttaaggctaacttaaggaaccaagtgtttcgatttcaacctgaacactttcaaatcccgaaccaaccatccccgcaagtcgtatattattaaaaatacatacggaaagttttattttagggaacggggttccaaaagttaaaatgaccagttggATCATTACACCATGTGTATCACTAGAGACTTAGGTAGAACTCGAAAGAACTTCATTTGGAGAACAACCAATGGAGAAAATGGAAATCACACTTGATCGGCCGACAAGAAATAGCAAAAACAAGCACCTAGGAGGCCTTGGATTCTAACAACAACAGAAATAACAATTACTACGCCTCATTCTGTTAGTATTGGTGTACGACTACTAAATATCAAAATGCTCCGGTTGGATGCATAATGTTTCAAAATTCCGTATTTACAGATTATCTAACACTATGAGTTCTCTAATACATTGAAGTACTATATTTCTAAGTCAACATACTTGTAGTTCAACCTCCTCATGGCACAGTGTTATGGAAGAGCATATACTACTGAGCTTTTTCTAAAAACATCCATTTCCAGATTGGTGATGCGGCCACCACAAAATTCAGGACTCAGAAATGGTTAGGGGACTCGACAGTAAAAAAAGCTTTTCCAAATCTCTTTCTTATTGCAGCAAATCGAGAATCTCTTGTTGCTCAAAACAGGGAAAGTCACTCATGGAGCCCAAACCTTAGAAGGAACCTATAAGATTGGGAGGTGGAGGAATTCATAAACGTGCTGAAATTACTAGAGAGATGCACTGTTAACACTCAGCAGAAGGACAAAATGAAATGGGGAAACACTAAGGATGGAATTTACTCTATCAAGGCAGAGTATACTGACTTGTgctccaataatataataattgattTATGGCCCTGAAAACTagaatggaaaaaaaaaaaaaaaaccaccaCTCAAAGTGTGCTACTTGAGCTGGTTGGCTTTAAAGGGTACCGGTTCACCCAAGACAACCTCGGCAGAAGTTGTTTCCAACTGGCCAATAGATGTTACATGTGCCAACCGAATTCAGAATCATTAACCATCTTTTTCTCCATTATTCAGTAGCCACAGAAATGACGGGAGGCCttagcgtaactggtaaagttgttgctaTGTGATCAGAAAATCACTGGTTCGAGCCGTAAAAACAGCCTCTTATAGAAATACAGGATAacactgcgtacaatagacccctGTGGTCCGGCTCTTCCCGGACCCCACGCATAGCAGGAGCTTAGTGCAGCGAGCTGCCCTTTTCTTCAGTAGCCATAGAAATATGGAACATGTTTCTCAATATTTTTGGTTTGCATTGGACTATGCTCTTCTCTGTCAGAGATGCCTATGTGAGTTGCAGTTCAAAGAAAGTTGACAGAGCTATCAGGAAAATTTGGAATATAGTACCTGCAAGCATTTTTTGGTGTATTTAGACCGAAAGGAATAGTAGATGTTTTGATGGGTTATCAACTTCAATATGCTCCTTCAAGGCTAAATGTTTGATTAACTTGTTTCACTAGGCTAACCTCACTGCTGTAAATGactctaatttttatttttatttttgattttgtcAGCTCTTTAGTTTTGTAGCACTTAAATTGTAAATGAGCTGACAAACTCACTTCTTGTATAACCTtattgcatcttcttgatgccttttTATATTATATCCTACTTACTTCATTAAAAAGAAATATGCTTGTATTTCAACACTACATCATATGGCCTAAAACATCCTGAATGAACTAAATATggacaagaagaagaaaaagataagAATGATCATCAACAACTCAAATCCAAATGACCAAGACTCACTCTTTGATAGGAAGCTCTGAGATCAAAGGGATCGTCTTGCTGGAGTTGGCCaccatttttggcaattggtaaCACATCTGATACCAGTAATCTTGGTGGATCATGCAGCGTGAATAAAGAATAGCGGGTAGAGCTTTCCACTTTATCTGTTTGTATATTGTACACGACAACATGATAATTACCTGCACGAAAACATATAAGATCCACATTATTTGGGAGAAAAGCTAGTACATAAATCAAATTCTTGGTATCACAAACGCCTTGTTCGTCGGGATTCTCTTGTGTACCAACGTCCATTTCCCCTTCTGTAATCCTCAAGCTCTCATACACTTATACAAGGGTATGTACTTGGTTGGAGAATTACTCGAGCAAGATGTAAACAACCTCGACACACTCCCAATTCGCTGGCCATACAACGAATATCACGAGCCTCAGGTGGTAAATCAATAACGCATAGGAACTGAGCAGGATCATTAGTGAATGGATCAAACGTGAGAATATTACAGATATAATAACTCATAGCAGAGTAATTTCTATCAGAGAATAAAATTAAGTCACCACAGGCAGGGGCGGATCCAGCCCTCTAGcaccgggttcaactgaacccagtgCTTTTATTGCGGagtataaatttatgtgtaaaaatttattaaaattacaataaatagtaaatatgaactcataactttaaaagtATAATGATGTAATGCTAAAAACCTTAATGGTTGAACCCATAGAATTTAAATCTTGGATTCGCCTCTGACCACAGGATGCTTCCAAACTAAGTGAATGATCGTTGGGCCGACCCGCATAGAAAAACCCTAAACCCACACGATTTGATAAACCTTCCCGTGCAGAAACTCTACATATTTTAGATAATTTCCATCAAGTAAAACAAGAGCAAAGGGGAGCAGAGTTTACCATTAGTATTGCAATTGTTAACGAAACAGGGGACGAAGTAATGAGAGGAGATTAGAGAAAACCAGCGTTTGCAAATCAATTTGCAACGAATTGCTTCTTTGCTGCTTCagattattgaaaataaataggGACTTCTTCTTGTGAGGAACCTGCAACTTGCAGCTGCTCTTTGAATCTACCATGGTTGGaatcatattcattatttactttCTAGCCATATGCTACTAAATTTCTGATATaaaaaacataaataaatttagaACTAACTAGTTTCTGTGGAGGTGTGTTGCACGTTAATATTAGCACACAATGGTTCAGTCAATTATTTATGTGAAGCAATACCAGTAAAGAAATTGacattaaaaaatataataattatttaaatgcCGATAATCAATATTATtatattacattagcataatacttGAACTCAAAATAATTGAACATCTTCTAAACGggcaaaaataattaatttaactaAGGTAGATAATATTATTATGTACTTGTAATTTAGAAATatacaatataatctttcaccgCCATTTATGATGCAGTAGCTTTTGTTTTGTTCGAATATATCTTTCCACTTCATGTTCATAGAGAAGTACCGTCTAGACAAGTCACCAAAAAATAAATACCGACAAgttaaaaatataatacaaatgtacaaaaaaaattatttcttcgCCCACAAAAGCTTAACTGCAAACCTTCAACTCTTGCGTTTTTATATCCTATTAATGATCAACTTCCAATGTCATTCTCAAACCACCcgtaacaacaacaaaaaagctGCTAAATGTTATTAAATAAAGACAATAAAGTacagacaagtatagagagaaactgatatattattcaaatttcaaatttatgtacataataaactgaactctcctctatttatagaagaaaggaagctgatgTGTAAGCTACAACTGcaagttgctgtgtaagctgctactttaagctgttgtgccagatatagataatcttctatataatatttatccataacggagtaccgaaagtaTAAACtttttcaggaagcttatttacaacggagtactaaatgaacatccataataaaatatatttataacactcccccttggatattcattaaaagataatgtgcctcattaaaaccttacttagaaaaaccctatgggaaaaaaaattctagtgaaggaaaaaaagtacacatatttagtaatacgcattgctagttgcctcattaaaaatcttataaggaaaaccctgtggaaaaaaaccttagtaaggaaaaaagagtacatcgcgtattttactccccctcatgaaaaccttgtttcaaatatttaagtctctgcattccaattttgtataccatcttctcaaaagttgaagttgataaagatttagtgaataaatctggtggattgtcacttgaacggatttgttgcacatcaatgccACCATTTTTCTGATGAtcgtgtgtagaataattttggtgaaatgtgcttcattctatctccttttataaattccccttcaattgggctatgcatgcagcattgtcttcgtataaaattgtgggtcttttctcacattccaaatcatatttttctcgaataaaataaattattgatttcaaccatacgcattccctacttgcttcatgaataactattatttcagcatgatttgaagaagtagcaacaatagattgctttgtggagcgccatgatatgatagtacctccacatgtaaaaacatacccggtttgagatctagctttatggggatcagataaataacctgcatctgcataaccaacaagatctgcactatttttgttagcataaaacaaactcatatcaagagttccctttaaaaatcacaatatatacttaataccgttccaatgtctccgtgtaggagaagaactatatcttgctagtaaattaacagaaaatgttatgtcaggccttgtagcattaacaagatacattagtgcaccaattgcactgagatatggTACTtagggaccaaggagttcctcatcctcttctggaggttggaacaaatctttattcacttcaagtgatcgaacaaccattggtgtactcaattgttgcactttgtccatgtaaaagcattttaagaccctcTTTGTATAGGcaaattgatggataaagatcccatctactaaatgttcaatttgcagaccaagacaaagttttgtctttccaagatctttcatctcaaattctttcttaagatattcaattgccttttggagctctccTGAAGTtctaacaagatttatgtcatcaacataaacaacaagtataacaaattctgaagccattttctttataaaaatatatggacaaataacattatttatgtaaccctctttcagcaaatattcactgaggcgattataccacatacgcccagattgctttaaaccgtacaaagatctttgtaatctgattgagtacatttcccgagattttgaatatgcttcaggaattttaaatccttcagggattttcatgtaaatttcattatcaagtgacccatacagataagctgtaaccacatccattagatgtatttcaagcctttcatgtaaggctaaactgatgagatatcgaaatgttatggcatccataactggtgaatatgtttcttcataa
Encoded proteins:
- the LOC138908572 gene encoding uncharacterized mitochondrial protein AtMg00810-like codes for the protein MASEFVILVVYVDDINLVRTSGELQKAIEYLKKEFEMKDLGKTKLCLGLQIEHLVDGIFIHQFAYTKRVLKCFYMDKVQQLSTPMVVRSLEVNKDLFQPPEEDEELLGP